The genomic window GGAAGAGCTCTATTATTTAATTGCCCTAAGCCAGGTAGATAAAGTAGGCGATGTGACTGCAAGGACTCTGATCAGTTATTGTGGTAGTGCAGAACAAGTTTTCAAAACCAAAGCTTCGCAGTTGATAAAAATTCCTGGTATCGGAGCATCGACTGCCCAACATATTAGTAAAGCTGTACCCGATGAATTGGCTCAGGCACAATGGCAATATTGTATGAAGCATGGGGTCAAAATCACTAGCTATTTGTCCGACGATTATCCCCATCGCCTCAAGCATTATCCGGATAGTCCTATACTCCTCTATCAGCGTGGCTCTGCTAACTTAAATCCTGAAAGAACAATAGGGATTGTAGGAACGAGAAATATGTCATTGTACGGAGAAGCGCTAACCGAGGCATTGGTGAGAGATCTTGCCGGAATGCAAATCAGCATCTTGAGTGGATTGGCTTATGGTGTGGATACCCACGCCCATAGAAGTTGTGTAGAGCACAATATCACTACCATTGGTGTGATGGCCACAGGAATTGACCGCGTATATCCTTCAGAAAACAGAAGACTCGCTGATCAAATGTGTGAGAATGGCGCGCTGATTACCGAATACCCAATCAAAACCGACCCTGATCGGGAAAATTTTCCACGTCGCAATCGTATCGTGGCAGCTATGTCGGATGCTTTGGTTGTGATTGAATCGGCCAGGGATGGAGGTAGTATGATCACAGCAGCATATGCTTTCGATTACAACAAGGACGTATTTGTCTTTCCGGGCAGGATCACTGATTCCGGATCGTCAGGCAACCATTTGTTGATCAAGCAAAATAAAGCCCAGCTCATTGAGAATGCAGCGGACCTAAAATGGGCTATGGCCTGGTATGATGAGACCGCAAGCCCGGCAAAACCTAAACGCGAGTTGTTTTATGAGCTGGACGAAATGGAGAGATGTATCGTTGGTTTACTCCAGGATAAGGGTGAGTTGCACATAGACCAATTGAGTCAAATATCGGGATACACTCAGGGCCAATTGGCCAATCTGTTGTTACAACTTGAGTTCAAAGCTATAGTAAAAACCATGCCAGGCAAGCGTTATGCATTATCTTTGTAGCTCAATTGAAAATTATGTTGAAGAAGGGAATTTTGATCTGGAGTGTATTGTTCAGTACGGCAGTTTTGATTCAATGTAGGAGCTCGAAAGACATTGCTGCGAAGGAGTCACGTCAAGCGCCTATACCTACTCAAAAAGACCATCAACACAGTGATAAAATTCTACATCCTAAAAACATCATCCTCATGATCGGTGATGGAATGGGAATCCCACAGATGACAGCAGGAATGTATATGAATCACAATTATCTCCCCTTGGAGCGCTGCCCGGTGATTGGGCTCCACAAGAGTTATAGCGCCAACGATCTCATCACCGATTCTGCTGCCGGTGCCACTGCTTTTTCTATAGGGAGGAAGACAAATAATACTTACCTCGGTGTGGACTCAAGTAAAACATCGTATGAAACGATCCTAGAATATAGCAATAGGATAGGCAGAGCGACCGGTATGGTTGTTACCTCTACCATCGTTCATGCTACACCTGCGGCTTTTATGTCTCATCAATCCGGTAGAGAAGACTATGAGGCAATCGCATTGGATTATATGGATATTCCTGCTAATCTCCTGATCGGTGGTGGAAAAAAGTATTTTGAAAGAAGAAATTCC from Saprospiraceae bacterium includes these protein-coding regions:
- the dprA gene encoding DNA-protecting protein DprA — protein: MEELYYLIALSQVDKVGDVTARTLISYCGSAEQVFKTKASQLIKIPGIGASTAQHISKAVPDELAQAQWQYCMKHGVKITSYLSDDYPHRLKHYPDSPILLYQRGSANLNPERTIGIVGTRNMSLYGEALTEALVRDLAGMQISILSGLAYGVDTHAHRSCVEHNITTIGVMATGIDRVYPSENRRLADQMCENGALITEYPIKTDPDRENFPRRNRIVAAMSDALVVIESARDGGSMITAAYAFDYNKDVFVFPGRITDSGSSGNHLLIKQNKAQLIENAADLKWAMAWYDETASPAKPKRELFYELDEMERCIVGLLQDKGELHIDQLSQISGYTQGQLANLLLQLEFKAIVKTMPGKRYALSL